Genomic DNA from Cydia fagiglandana chromosome 3, ilCydFagi1.1, whole genome shotgun sequence:
TAAATagacatttaaaaataagtataggTCCTTCTAGATATACATTTGCGTTCTTTGAAAGTAACTAGTTGTAGATAGCGCCACTTAATCGGCGTTACAAAATTAACTTGATATGAGGAGCCATTTATAGGAAAAAATATGTAAGAGGAAGGCATTAAATAAATCAGCAattcaaataattatttaagataCGTAAGTGCATACACATTGATTTCTGATTGAGTAAACTTCTTTAGAACCAAGTCTCTGTTTGATCTATCCAACGCTGCAGACAATTCAGCAACCTTTAGATTGCCTTTTCCCCAGACATCTAAAAGCACAGCGAGCCTATGTGCAGACTGAGCTGCATTAGTAAAGCATATGACTTTATCCCACTTCTGTTCTACTAAGAAATGATAAAGTATAAGTGGTTTTTCTTCAGCACCGCAGGTCACATATTGTTCGGTCAGCTCATCTGGTGTGGTATATTTTCTGATACTGTCTTCATCCTCAAAATCGGTTATTGGAGCAGCAGAGAACAGTTTCGGTTGAAATAGTCCCCATCTTTCTAATTTTTCAGGATCCTGTGAAAGTGTTGCTGAGAAAAGTAGTTTATGAGGAGGAGGATTCTGTTCATTCAGGCTGTTCCAGTTTAAATTGGCCACTTTTCCTGTCATTAGCTCATTTTCCAGTTTTATGTGCTTATCCAAATGGTATAACCAGTCGTTTTGGATATGGTCCATGATTCTGTCAGCTTCGTCTATTACAAGGAATTTGAGATGCTTTAATGAGAAACCCTCTGTGTTTTGGATGTGTTCTACTAATCTTCCTGCTGTACAAACTATGATATCAGCTTCACTGATCCAACCTGCAGACTCGGCTGAAatagaaataaatttatttaattttggttGAGGCTTTTATGCCtaatagcaggcgtggctcactccgcgatttcgtcgctttgctacaggtagctaaaagtacacccgttccaccccaattttggggaaagccataagccgcgcgtggcgctgtcgccacctagcggccatatctgtgctgatcgtaagacgcgttttgttagagagtgagtcttctgtacctagtactattatttattctgtgctaatagTACTTTAATTTCTGCGCGGAGCTGGAGTCCAGAGAGCGGAATTATTTTAAGACCTGTCAGAGCTTCATGACAATATTGACTCCAAAAACTACCAGAAAATATATAACAACGaaacatttaattaaaagtaatgACAGATAGAAGAATAACATGATCATCATTTTGTCCAAGCTATTTTTTTTCTTGAACTTGTAATTTGTATAaatttacatactgtattttACAATTTGCTGCTGTTCCTTGCGTAATGGAGTTGATGCACTCAAAAGTACAACTTTAAGCCCTGTATTGGTGCAATACTTTTTgaaaacctttgacacctgtgtTGCCAATTCTTGGACTGGTAAAACAATCATTGCTCTTACATGGTGACCAACACTGTTCATTAAAACCTGAAAATATAAAAGGTTTTATATAAGAGCTAATAGTTGAGTACACTTTACAGTAGCAAAtctatttataaattttttttagagtgaaTTATTGAGAGGTCTTAACTATGCAAATAATGCAGTGTCATGGAAAACTGCTATCAAGAATTGCTATATAtacaatattctttattgcatcAATACAAAGAATACGGAAAATCAAGATGTTGTATAATAGGCAGTCTTATTGCTAAAAAGCACATACTGCAttcaatgtttttttaaacactaaattaaaaataattaattacagaaTGACAAATCTTTTAAACACAGTTACATTCAAGGTATCAAAATATTGAAAAGGACAAAGTGCCAAAtatctgtatatatatattgccCATATATTAAGGTACAGATGCCATtcacaatgaaaaaatcaaTGATGATCAACTCTGGCCAACATGGTATGTCCcacaaaaaaaaggaaaaatatattatctttagtgtgtacatatttttggcacttatTCCATGTTGATATTGAATACTTTGACTGTACAATAAAAGAGTTAGTATAGGTATGTGTTTTTTTGTGATTTACCTGAATAATTGGTAAAACAAAGGCTAGTGTTTTACCACTCCCCGTTGGAGCTGAGACACAAACATCATGCGGCCAGAATGGATGAGGCAATCTATTTTCCTTAATAATAAAAGGAATGACTTGCTCCTGAACTGGAAAGAAATGTGTGACCCCCTCACCCTTGAGAGTAGTTTTTAAAGTGTTATTCAACCAAACCTGTTCATCTACAACACAAGTCAACTTCTGTAAGTTTGTGGATAAACTGTAGGGATGAGACAACCAGTATGGTAACACCCTTTTAACCTGAGAAACGAAAGGAAAATTATTACTTTCATGAATATTGTACTGCTTGGATTAAACAAGTCAAATTGAGCCTTTATAATATAGAATTGGATGGTACATTTCGCAGCAGAATGTGTTAAATGGGAGAGGTTTAAGAAATTAAGTTGGTGAAACATTATGTTTCAAAAAATAAGAGAGAGTGCGCAATTTTGAACACTTCACTCACTTGGCTacctctgctgctgactgtactaaaaccaaagtgtaatttttttggaataaattgtttgtaatttCTTCATATTCTTACCTTGGTCTTTTTCTCAAAACTGTCTGTGCCCAAGACTTTAAACTCAAAATTAGGTTTGTTCTCCACATTTTTCTGTGGTTGGATAGTATTATCAACTTTGTAGTCAACTGTCTCATCTTTGTCTTCTTCTGTTTGTATACTGATTGCAGGTTTTGAATCAAAAGAATGATCGCTTTTTGTAGATGCTGCTGTATCCTGTTTCAATGTGATAACGTCTTCTTGCTTAAAGGTACTGTGTGTTTTTCTCCTCTCTTCAATTTTTTGTTTTAACTTTTGTAACTGTTTTGTTTCATGAGTAACTAAATCTATATCTTCTCCCGGATCACGGTACCTTGCAAAGTAAAGgacattttatttaagttagTGTAAGgaactttttttatatttcacatGAAGTACCTACTCTAATTAAAAATTTACCTGTTTATAGTAAACAAATCCATGCTTAGTTTAACAGTTATCAAGTTCCCCACTTCAGACACAAGGTTATAATgtcgtttattaaattattcGTAAATTATAAACATTTGAAACCTTTTGTCACTTGCTTTACATTAGGTTATATGTCAATATATATACACGTTGAATTGACAGCTGtcagttacaattttttttgggGGGTTcttaaagccgtaacagactaccgcaccgtaTCCTATCTTGGTGCGCTCAAAAAAACTCCTCGCTCTTACCTTTAGCTGCTTTAGCCTTCAGCTGCGTCCTTAACCAAGGCCCCTacctttattgttctatttgacggcgcagcaactagtatcatttctctctcctcgctcttttaaaatgccatttgtcaaaaaaggacaactatactgttgacaagatggacttcaaatccaagtggcccctttttaggcgacccgggttgtgcatgtgtgcgtaaaaacgtatatgtgtgctcttttagggatgtgaaaagtcgattttaatcatgttatatatcgataaacgctacacagcggaacaaaatagcgattaattgaagcttcaatatcttcgttaaacataaacataattgaaatgctaatagataatgaatatattataatgtaataaaataattcaattattgaggaccacctattttaataggtatttatgtattttaattaaatatctgaactttcccttggttctctcctggggcgtgactacaaaattgtgatctgataaccacaataaagaaaaaaagcgtttttgttcattttaggtatagttaaacctttgaagtaaaattaaaattgcaagaaatgtcggtagtttatcgatatgactttatcgacatggctacagcaaagtgggtcgctttgttaatcgtacactaaacaaaaagtggtcccactgacagctcgcttggaaggcatctgtatatattcttatatctatgtcCTTAACGCACGCACAGAATAAAAATTAACGCATAAAAATCAAGGTCGCGGTGTGGTGCGACAGCTTGTTATGGCtatggcaaaaaaatatttcgctATTACCAATTCTCCAGGCAAGGTCCAGTTTCCAGTTTGAATGGCAGACATCTTCCCCATGCTAGTAGCCCATTTTTAttccctattcaccccagctATCCATATTCACCCCAGTTGacggtatttttttttccacacAAAAGTCATTGTCACTTGCATTGCATTTTTAATCTGTTCATTTTCATTGGTCATTGGAGCATCACCAGGCGGAATCTTTTTTATTTTCGGTGGTTTGCGACTGCTTTGAGTAAATGTTCAAATGTTCCATCCTCGTGTGTGTTgtgtaaaaattataattttttgttaGTAGTCAGTTCGCTGGAGTTGTTAAATTTTCTGTTGGAAGAGCCGC
This window encodes:
- the LOC134680002 gene encoding probable ATP-dependent RNA helicase Dbp73D — its product is MDLFTINRYRDPGEDIDLVTHETKQLQKLKQKIEERRKTHSTFKQEDVITLKQDTAASTKSDHSFDSKPAISIQTEEDKDETVDYKVDNTIQPQKNVENKPNFEFKVLGTDSFEKKTKVKRVLPYWLSHPYSLSTNLQKLTCVVDEQVWLNNTLKTTLKGEGVTHFFPVQEQVIPFIIKENRLPHPFWPHDVCVSAPTGSGKTLAFVLPIIQVLMNSVGHHVRAMIVLPVQELATQVSKVFKKYCTNTGLKVVLLSASTPLRKEQQQIVKYTESAGWISEADIIVCTAGRLVEHIQNTEGFSLKHLKFLVIDEADRIMDHIQNDWLYHLDKHIKLENELMTGKVANLNWNSLNEQNPPPHKLLFSATLSQDPEKLERWGLFQPKLFSAAPITDFEDEDSIRKYTTPDELTEQYVTCGAEEKPLILYHFLVEQKWDKVICFTNAAQSAHRLAVLLDVWGKGNLKVAELSAALDRSNRDLVLKKFTQSEINVLVSTDALARGIDIPSCDYVVSYDPPRNIKTYIHRVGRTGRAGRIGHAVTILQHNQMNLFKELLQSGGKSELKQIKIEPDVFDRLSSDYQYAIEETKNVINTEITTKVKKSVAIKKGCKKRKHE